The Legionella sp. PATHC032 genome has a window encoding:
- a CDS encoding lpg2239 family Dot/Icm T4SS effector, giving the protein MNEYIELYERHKYEGNNTIDSLILTLNSLKQSRESWGQDNKLAKYLGFGLRNAKHPFFQPKVTQKNLQVIETVIEKLNALKESPDYQQEGETSTTRLDILGILGERFNELSKNGKTRGLFNYVMFDEGSIDFSMRESTLVEPSPLEILTGNEEPYEDEQTWEPPYIHQLLDSKGIPHTIFDSLENNDLNLENDLGDHVKWAYDNIYRHSYPDSHQESTIARFHHGIQHVTRAANYAPVFANLYRRHGNEEAQNLTATDIKLIQIALLFHDSAREGDDEDLWDHESAIFLYYYLTRVLHIDAETARFVAEATANKDPSPENGYFQLIEDEYGQLFWQFAKYEEGHFPAKNIYQKIIHDCDCLDIIRARNQYDATYLDFYKEIASKNNLALEEMAELVVEARGLIYSQGDSYITKKEEIKTGYENEEAHARIIRDMQSEAYPILSTLYGKLLSVEELQAMTLVNLTPFDETAGMAGENLAAALREGRILARGITTPSAMPTLRPNKPTLTDETLAEREMRKSMRSDNINIKSRKEAPNLKYKNPLRSTSILGYGSGVYPAAGMLIFNPDIGQIKRISAEDFDSGRGQKNHLAHLQEKEYKESREILERELDDLHHKMKLGLFGKKTQLGSNYVELLYDINKYDAIFFTNDPTIGNEIAYNDFNPAHPLSPLLQAIYLQKQYARQYEETRKAYYERYGQERGETLFLERFGPNQFLPIYEYSGLRNKLTPCDTEKLTDENIVNMWVEMCSDFMRNALSHMGRDNSYDFYDELLYNMSIEDIKVLSMYKTKGNILAKVNQPADLSYNVELREKITDAIAKAKEKIIAEYEEAVFKRLQDNQLSPFSKEAFLALEYSPRLRDLCSDKIKDDLLRFIYSPDGVISYKLSDIASTSLREKTTTLDIQHCSTKERNFLCKNQFLQAFILCQQLGLEGEIQFLRNKVNELAIQVINDQSAFITGRNYELQSGLHQMINLNNIMTLIDKDNHLRDNIESILLEIVSKLIDTYTNERLNLYDSYMLLKTLQDAGIPDVKLKHYFRPVLNKANETLHERKPHEWNHYCAIAKLVGDEAKPYIYSWLNDYNKPFYSEINSMLDTFKSAGIVFDDENLDVFKSLLEKIHYNDAAFNYVRLSYWLRVMNNLQSLAPESHYSESQLEILKNQFDRVIEKLIKTTKSEYEHASYYSQEQKCYRQLTSFAEEINTILASDFCLPVPDSLITEFNLTLIAFSEMDLSQTKVDKSKFHLLKQLHNKLPNPEKREHAMEKLTECMDSKKQVEKDQKQNISAAGL; this is encoded by the coding sequence ATGAACGAGTATATTGAGCTTTATGAGCGCCACAAATATGAGGGAAATAATACAATAGATTCCTTGATTCTGACTTTGAATAGTTTAAAACAGAGCAGGGAAAGCTGGGGACAGGATAACAAGCTTGCCAAGTATTTAGGCTTTGGATTGCGTAATGCTAAACACCCTTTTTTTCAACCCAAAGTGACGCAAAAAAATTTACAAGTAATAGAAACTGTTATCGAAAAATTAAATGCTTTAAAAGAGAGTCCGGATTACCAACAAGAAGGAGAGACATCAACAACTCGCCTGGATATTTTAGGGATATTAGGAGAGCGATTTAACGAATTATCCAAGAATGGTAAAACTCGTGGATTATTTAATTACGTCATGTTTGATGAGGGTTCAATTGATTTCTCAATGAGAGAGAGCACTCTTGTAGAACCATCACCTTTAGAAATTCTTACTGGAAATGAGGAGCCTTACGAAGATGAACAAACGTGGGAACCTCCCTATATTCATCAACTACTCGATTCAAAAGGAATACCACATACAATTTTTGACTCTTTAGAAAACAATGATTTAAATCTTGAAAATGATCTGGGCGATCATGTGAAGTGGGCTTATGACAATATTTATCGTCATTCCTATCCTGACTCACACCAAGAGTCGACTATAGCAAGATTTCATCACGGCATACAACATGTTACCCGAGCTGCAAACTATGCACCTGTATTTGCCAATTTATACAGGAGACATGGTAACGAGGAAGCCCAAAATTTAACAGCAACAGACATCAAACTCATCCAAATCGCTTTGTTATTCCATGATTCGGCCCGAGAAGGAGATGATGAAGATTTATGGGATCATGAAAGTGCTATCTTTTTATACTATTATCTGACACGCGTTTTACATATTGATGCAGAAACAGCAAGATTTGTAGCTGAGGCAACTGCGAACAAAGATCCGAGTCCCGAGAATGGCTATTTTCAGCTCATTGAGGACGAATATGGTCAATTATTCTGGCAGTTTGCTAAGTATGAAGAAGGACATTTTCCTGCAAAAAATATCTATCAAAAAATAATTCATGATTGCGATTGTCTTGATATCATCAGGGCAAGAAATCAATACGATGCCACCTATCTTGATTTTTATAAGGAGATAGCCAGCAAAAACAATCTTGCTTTAGAGGAGATGGCCGAACTTGTCGTAGAAGCCAGAGGCCTTATCTATAGCCAGGGTGATTCCTACATTACTAAAAAAGAAGAAATCAAAACAGGTTATGAAAATGAGGAAGCTCATGCCCGCATAATCAGGGATATGCAGTCAGAAGCTTATCCTATACTCAGCACATTGTATGGCAAACTGTTATCTGTAGAAGAATTGCAGGCTATGACCTTGGTTAATCTTACTCCTTTCGATGAAACAGCAGGAATGGCTGGAGAAAATCTGGCTGCGGCATTGAGAGAGGGGAGAATTCTGGCTCGTGGTATTACTACACCAAGTGCCATGCCTACACTTAGGCCCAATAAACCGACTCTAACAGATGAAACATTGGCCGAAAGAGAAATGCGAAAATCCATGCGATCTGACAATATTAACATCAAAAGCAGAAAAGAAGCACCCAATCTCAAATACAAAAACCCGCTGCGCTCAACCTCCATACTCGGTTATGGAAGTGGAGTCTATCCAGCTGCAGGCATGTTGATCTTCAATCCGGATATAGGCCAAATTAAGAGAATTTCAGCTGAGGATTTTGATAGCGGCCGAGGTCAAAAAAACCATCTGGCCCATTTACAAGAAAAAGAATACAAAGAGTCTCGTGAAATTCTGGAAAGGGAACTTGATGATCTTCATCATAAAATGAAATTGGGCTTATTTGGCAAGAAAACGCAACTTGGCTCAAATTACGTTGAACTTTTATATGACATTAACAAATACGATGCCATTTTCTTTACTAATGACCCAACCATAGGAAATGAAATTGCCTATAATGATTTCAATCCAGCCCATCCCCTGTCCCCTCTCTTGCAAGCCATTTATTTACAGAAGCAGTATGCAAGACAATATGAAGAAACTCGTAAAGCTTATTATGAACGCTATGGACAAGAGAGGGGTGAAACACTATTCCTCGAACGCTTTGGCCCTAACCAATTTTTACCAATTTACGAATATTCCGGCTTAAGGAATAAGTTAACGCCTTGTGATACAGAAAAATTAACAGATGAGAATATTGTTAATATGTGGGTGGAGATGTGTTCTGATTTCATGAGAAATGCGCTGTCCCATATGGGTAGAGATAATAGCTATGATTTTTACGATGAACTTCTTTATAACATGAGTATTGAAGACATAAAAGTTTTAAGCATGTACAAAACAAAAGGAAATATATTGGCAAAAGTGAATCAACCAGCTGATTTAAGCTACAATGTTGAATTAAGGGAGAAAATTACTGATGCCATTGCCAAAGCTAAAGAAAAAATAATAGCAGAATATGAAGAGGCTGTTTTCAAAAGACTTCAAGACAATCAATTATCTCCATTTTCAAAAGAAGCATTTTTAGCACTAGAATATAGCCCTCGTTTGAGAGATTTGTGCTCTGATAAAATAAAGGATGATCTATTACGCTTTATATACTCCCCAGATGGAGTCATTTCTTACAAATTATCAGATATTGCCTCAACCTCATTAAGAGAAAAAACAACGACGCTTGATATTCAACATTGCAGCACTAAGGAAAGGAATTTCTTGTGTAAAAATCAATTTTTACAAGCCTTTATTCTATGTCAGCAATTAGGTTTAGAGGGAGAAATACAATTCTTGCGCAACAAAGTGAATGAATTGGCAATACAAGTTATTAATGATCAAAGTGCTTTCATCACAGGGAGAAACTATGAATTGCAATCAGGCTTACATCAGATGATTAACCTAAACAATATAATGACTTTAATAGATAAGGACAATCACCTAAGGGATAACATTGAATCAATCTTATTGGAAATAGTTTCTAAACTGATAGACACCTACACAAATGAAAGGCTGAATTTATACGACAGCTACATGCTACTTAAGACACTCCAAGATGCAGGCATTCCAGATGTCAAATTAAAACATTACTTTAGGCCTGTATTAAACAAAGCGAATGAGACCCTCCATGAGAGGAAACCCCATGAGTGGAATCATTATTGCGCCATTGCCAAGTTGGTAGGAGATGAAGCGAAACCTTATATTTATAGCTGGTTGAATGATTACAACAAGCCATTCTATTCCGAGATTAATTCCATGCTTGATACATTTAAGAGTGCCGGGATTGTTTTTGATGATGAAAATTTGGATGTATTCAAATCATTATTGGAAAAAATTCATTACAATGATGCGGCCTTCAACTACGTTCGCTTATCATATTGGCTTAGGGTGATGAATAACCTGCAATCCTTAGCTCCTGAAAGCCATTATTCAGAATCCCAACTGGAAATATTAAAAAACCAATTTGATAGAGTCATTGAAAAGCTTATCAAGACTACAAAATCAGAGTATGAACATGCTTCCTACTACTCACAAGAACAAAAATGTTACCGTCAATTAACATCGTTTGCTGAAGAAATTAACACCATTTTGGCCTCTGATTTCTGTTTACCAGTCCCTGACTCGCTGATTACGGAATTCAATCTGACTCTGATTGCCTTTAGTGAAATGGACTTAAGCCAAACTAAAGTGGATAAATCAAAGTTTCATCTTTTAAAACAACTTCATAATAAATTGCCAAATCCGGAAAAAAGAGAGCATGCGATGGAAAAGCTCACTGAATGTATGGATTCAAAAAAACAAGTTGAAAAAGATCAAAAGCAAAACATTTCAGCAGCGGGCCTCTAG